The nucleotide sequence TTTGCCGCATGAGAAGCAGTGCTTGACTCAGATTCAGCAGCACCCTCCTTCACATCAAGAGTTGGAGGTACGTCAGCCACCTCTACAGTATCACCAAGATCTTCCGCTGCACCCTGTTGCTCCGGAACAACAGAATCAGAAACTACCTCTTCCTTTGTCTCCGCAACCTCTTGCTGCTGAGCAAGCCGCGCAGCCTCTTCCTTCGCACTGATGCTATCTGCAGTATGTATAGCGTTTATTCGAAATAGCTGCTCCTTGGCAGTAAGAGACCCAGCAACTCCAGAGGAATCCTGTTTCTCTACAGAAGCATTTCTGGAACCTCCCCCAAAAAACCCGCCGCAACGCTTCTTCTTACTCCGCACCTCGACAGTCATAAAAGGCCTACCAGTTGAAGAAGTCTTCGCCAGAACCGGAGCAGCAGCCCTCAGCTTATCATCAAGCTTTAGAGTCAGGCGCCCTGGCTTATCAGAAGAAGCACCACAATCCGCCTCCACCTTCTCAACATCACTCATCTACAGTACCTAGAAAACCTAAACCCACCCAACTCTTTTGCGCGACTCCAATATAATGGAGCCAATCTGTTCCTTACTCAACTTCACTTTGGGAACTATATCATAAAATTCATCGGTACACAGCGAAGCAATGTCCTCCATACTCCTTATGCCACACTCACACAACTTAACGATATCCTCAACTTCCAAAAACGGAAGCTCCATCACTTCTTCACTAACAGACAGACTCTTCAATTTCTCTAAAGCCTCTTCCCTTCTACGCTCAAGATACTCCGCAGCCCGCTTTTTAAGCTCTATAGCAATTTCTTCATTAAATCCATCTATAGCGGTAATATCACCAACTTCCACTCTATCCAAATCTTCAATACTAGAGAAACCTTCACTTACCAAAAGCTGTCCTATTATTTCTTCTACATCCAACCCATCAACGAAAACCCGGGCTCCAGAGCTGAGCTCCCTAGCCTTGCGTGTGGATTCCGTCTCGTCTCCAATAACGTCAATGCCCCAACCTACCAGTTCAGAAGCTAATCGAATATTCTGCCCATGCTTTCCTATCGCTAAGCTCACCTGATGCTCAGGGACTACAAGTTCTATCCTTTCCACATCCTCATCGATAATTACCTTGACAACTTCAGCAGGTGCTATCGCATTGACCACAAATTTGGCGAGGTCAGGTGAATAAAGAACTACATCTATCTTCTCACCATGTAACTCCGAAACTATATTCTGTATTCGTACCCCTCTTGCACCGATACACGCTCCTACAGGATCAACATTCTTGTCCGAAGAGAAAACCGCAACCTTTGACCTAGAACCAGGATCCCTGGCCAGGGCCTTGACTGTCACAACCCCGTCATACACTTCAGGTATTTCTTGTTTAAACAAGAGCTCCATGAACCTCCTACTCACCCTGGAGAGAAAAATCTGCGGACCAGATAGTTCCTGACGCACTTCTTCTACGTGAGCCTTAACCCTGTCATTCAGGCGAAAAACCTCTCCTCTTATCGTATTGTATACAGGAAGATACCCTTCACTCCCGTTAAGATCTACAACAACGCTGTTGTACTCTACCCTCTTAACAACCCCGTATACCAAATCTCCAACGCGGTTCTTAAACTCCTCGTACTGCCTCTTGCGTTCTTGCAACATTATTAGTTGAGCTACCTTCTGTTTAGCAGCTTTAGCGGTATTGTAATCAACATCAAGCGGAGGTAGAGGCTCCAAAAGAATATCCCCAACCTTTACCTCTTTATCATTAAGTAAAGCATCGGATATCCGAACCAACTTATGCTTATCTACTTCCTCAGCGGGAATATCATGCCCCTCTGCATCGAAACTCCAATCATCATTTACTACCAGGGCCATTCTAGAAATAGAAATAACACCGGTCTTCCGGTCTATAGAAACCTTGATCTTGCAGTCCCCATATTTACTGCGACTTACAATTTCCAGAGCCTGCTCAATAGCCTCAACCACTACCTCTAGACCGAGACCTTTTTGCTCTGCTACATCTCTCGCAACCCTGATCAACTCCAGGTTATCAAAATTGTACAAATTCACCATAAAACCTCTTGTACGAACCAGAAACGCCTACTGCAACCTTGATCCCAGAAGCGGCGTTCCTACACGAGTCCGCCACGTAGATTCTACGTATGCGCCCGTTTAGAGTCAAGACATTTCTCTGCTTGTACACGTGCCGGTTTAGCCCTACTACAAGCCAGAAATCAACAATTCATTCAAATTaagaacccaccaaaaattgctcCAGGCAGAAACCTGAAActacaaaaaagtggcataaatTCCACCTCAGGTGGTTTGTATTCTTACATTCTATTTTGCCTTTAACATTAAAACAGC is from Tiliqua scincoides isolate rTilSci1 unplaced genomic scaffold, rTilSci1.hap2 HAP2_SCAFFOLD_169, whole genome shotgun sequence and encodes:
- the LOC136635959 gene encoding transcription termination/antitermination protein NusA-like, encoding MVNLYNFDNLELIRVARDVAEQKGLGLEVVVEAIEQALEIVSRSKYGDCKIKVSIDRKTGVISISRMALVVNDDWSFDAEGHDIPAEEVDKHKLVRISDALLNDKEVKVGDILLEPLPPLDVDYNTAKAAKQKVAQLIMLQERKRQYEEFKNRVGDLVYGVVKRVEYNSVVVDLNGSEGYLPVYNTIRGEVFRLNDRVKAHVEEVRQELSGPQIFLSRVSRRFMELLFKQEIPEVYDGVVTVKALARDPGSRSKVAVFSSDKNVDPVGACIGARGVRIQNIVSELHGEKIDVVLYSPDLAKFVVNAIAPAEVVKVIIDEDVERIELVVPEHQVSLAIGKHGQNIRLASELVGWGIDVIGDETESTRKARELSSGARVFVDGLDVEEIIGQLLVSEGFSSIEDLDRVEVGDITAIDGFNEEIAIELKKRAAEYLERRREEALEKLKSLSVSEEVMELPFLEVEDIVKLCECGIRSMEDIASLCTDEFYDIVPKVKLSKEQIGSIILESRKRVGWV